A region from the Halosolutus gelatinilyticus genome encodes:
- a CDS encoding ArsR/SmtB family transcription factor — protein MAESGRSARRADDGLLPEHSVLSFEEYLAMQRSIGNETRFRVLNALVEEGPQSASELRDRLGVRSNTLHYHLDELVDVGLVENRKRKDPDADGLYSYYRATSLGEGILEHGIRELMRREWDSLEEYG, from the coding sequence ATGGCGGAATCCGGACGCTCGGCGCGACGGGCGGACGACGGCCTGCTCCCCGAACACAGCGTCCTCTCGTTCGAGGAGTACCTCGCGATGCAGCGGTCGATCGGGAACGAGACGCGGTTTCGCGTCCTGAACGCGCTGGTCGAGGAGGGGCCCCAAAGCGCCAGCGAACTCCGCGATCGGCTCGGCGTCCGGTCGAACACGTTGCACTACCACTTGGACGAACTCGTCGACGTCGGACTCGTCGAGAATCGAAAGCGCAAGGATCCCGACGCTGACGGACTCTACTCGTACTATCGGGCGACGTCGCTCGGCGAGGGGATCCTGGAACACGGCATCCGCGAACTCATGCGCCGGGAGTGG
- a CDS encoding DUF7509 family protein, giving the protein MRDRIVEELGDLPRSRFLVYLMGPYEAFDAERALADIDPDAVPESVDFGTLIGSDHELDRDEAALDLLLSVRDHLRTTAGVNAFLAIDVDVPLSEMDAATQSIAFARASNAVAYVVPAVGDNLGVGIEVGSVLEALFDEETADHRRERVMFVHESGVRSAMIAAVRDRWEARIYSYENRRDLTRQLRLFVRDLIRKERTGDVPRLD; this is encoded by the coding sequence ATGCGCGATCGGATCGTCGAGGAATTGGGCGACCTGCCGCGGTCGCGGTTTCTCGTCTACCTGATGGGGCCGTACGAGGCGTTCGACGCCGAGCGCGCGCTCGCGGACATCGACCCCGACGCGGTCCCCGAATCGGTCGATTTTGGGACGCTCATCGGTTCGGATCACGAACTCGATCGGGACGAGGCGGCGCTCGACCTGTTGCTTTCCGTTCGCGACCACCTCCGGACGACGGCGGGCGTCAACGCGTTTCTCGCGATCGACGTCGACGTGCCGCTGTCCGAGATGGACGCCGCCACGCAGAGCATCGCGTTCGCCCGGGCGAGCAACGCCGTCGCGTACGTCGTCCCCGCCGTCGGCGACAATCTCGGCGTCGGAATCGAGGTCGGATCCGTCCTCGAGGCGCTGTTCGACGAGGAGACCGCCGACCACCGCCGAGAGCGAGTCATGTTCGTCCACGAGTCGGGCGTCCGCAGCGCGATGATCGCCGCGGTCCGCGATCGGTGGGAGGCCCGAATCTACTCCTACGAGAACCGCCGGGACCTGACGCGTCAGCTTCGACTGTTCGTGCGCGATCTCATCCGAAAGGAGCGAACGGGCGACGTGCCGCGACTCGACTAA
- a CDS encoding GNAT family N-acetyltransferase produces the protein MTEVRVVTTEEERADALAVRHEVFVEEQGVDEDLEYDEHEDDADHFVAYDGGDPIGAARLREGEPGLGKVERVAVLRSRREEGVGRDLMVAVEKRARDRGLSALKLHSQTHAAEFYRELDYERRGEEFDEAGIPHVEMRKSLS, from the coding sequence ATGACCGAGGTACGCGTCGTCACAACGGAGGAAGAGCGGGCCGACGCCCTGGCGGTTCGCCACGAGGTGTTCGTCGAGGAACAGGGCGTCGACGAGGACCTCGAGTACGACGAGCACGAGGACGACGCCGATCACTTCGTCGCCTACGACGGCGGCGACCCGATCGGCGCCGCGCGGCTCCGAGAGGGCGAACCGGGGCTGGGAAAGGTCGAACGCGTCGCCGTGCTCCGATCGCGGCGCGAGGAAGGGGTCGGACGCGACCTGATGGTCGCCGTCGAGAAACGGGCGCGCGATCGGGGGCTGTCGGCGCTCAAACTGCACTCCCAGACGCACGCCGCCGAGTTCTACCGCGAACTCGACTACGAACGCCGCGGCGAGGAGTTCGACGAGGCGGGGATTCCCCACGTGGAGATGCGGAAATCGCTGTCGTGA
- a CDS encoding sensor histidine kinase has translation MSSEPESSWSEYSSSESESTRVRFDPLSHWWVWAAAIFVLLSTVYMRFGDPRSTIVFSNVVLAGSAVAATAALGILTSRCEALDAFGWGSVTVGMGFFAAGELSWLSYELWLGGVPYPGVPDIFYLGGYLFVVVGLLVITVAQHRLGGTLRIVLDGLLVAVALLTISWHVVLEPILAVTDVDPVTLWVSLAYPMLDIVVGSIAFLVAASARGRRRIAITLVASGIFAWVFADSAFAYMSFNGGYVYNEIDAVWLAGYLVIALAALHPATAQPPVASDRRRYEFWETIAPYVPFLIAMGVTGYTARVGALGRVGLGLGAVVLLSLVARQTYVFHDASVLSRQLERNEAMLARQNEELVLLNRIIRHDLRNDLTVVLGWGEVLSDRVDADGRTILETILDTARDGIALTDTLQALTDAWDATDDHELEPISLEKTLTGAIERRRETYANAAFVVDGTVPDVDVLADHLLSTVFRNVLNNAVQHNDAETPRVEVSVELEDETVAVRISDNGPGIPPDRRDTVFGRGERGLGSTGSGIGLYLVDTLVTRYGGDVWIEANDDDGAVFVIELRRYDD, from the coding sequence ATGTCATCGGAGCCGGAATCCAGCTGGTCCGAGTACTCGAGTTCGGAATCCGAATCGACGCGAGTGCGATTCGACCCGCTCTCGCACTGGTGGGTTTGGGCCGCCGCGATATTCGTCCTCCTCTCGACCGTCTACATGCGCTTCGGTGACCCCCGGTCGACGATCGTCTTCTCGAACGTCGTTCTGGCTGGAAGCGCGGTGGCGGCGACTGCCGCACTGGGGATCCTGACCAGCCGGTGCGAGGCGCTCGACGCGTTCGGCTGGGGGTCCGTCACCGTCGGCATGGGGTTCTTCGCGGCCGGCGAACTCTCGTGGCTGAGCTACGAGCTGTGGTTGGGTGGGGTCCCCTATCCCGGCGTCCCGGACATCTTCTATCTCGGGGGCTACCTCTTCGTCGTGGTCGGGCTGCTGGTGATCACCGTCGCACAGCACCGGCTCGGGGGGACGCTCCGGATCGTCCTCGACGGTCTCCTCGTCGCGGTCGCGCTGCTGACGATCAGCTGGCACGTCGTGCTCGAGCCGATCCTCGCGGTCACCGACGTCGACCCGGTGACGCTGTGGGTCTCGCTTGCGTACCCGATGCTCGACATCGTCGTCGGGTCGATCGCGTTCCTGGTCGCGGCCAGCGCCCGTGGTCGCCGTCGGATCGCGATCACGCTCGTCGCGTCGGGCATTTTCGCCTGGGTATTCGCGGACAGCGCGTTCGCCTACATGTCGTTCAACGGGGGGTACGTCTACAACGAAATCGACGCGGTCTGGCTCGCCGGGTACTTGGTGATCGCGCTCGCCGCGCTCCACCCGGCGACGGCGCAGCCCCCGGTCGCGAGCGACCGTCGCCGCTACGAGTTCTGGGAAACGATCGCGCCGTACGTCCCGTTCCTGATCGCGATGGGTGTAACGGGCTACACCGCCCGGGTGGGCGCCCTCGGCCGCGTCGGGCTCGGACTGGGTGCGGTCGTGTTACTCTCGCTGGTCGCCCGCCAGACATACGTCTTTCACGACGCGTCGGTGTTGAGCCGACAGCTCGAGCGAAACGAGGCGATGCTCGCCCGCCAGAACGAGGAGTTGGTCCTCCTGAATCGGATCATTCGCCACGACCTTCGAAACGATCTGACGGTCGTCCTCGGGTGGGGAGAAGTGCTGTCCGATCGCGTCGACGCGGACGGGCGCACGATCCTCGAGACGATACTCGACACGGCGCGGGACGGGATCGCCCTCACCGACACGTTACAGGCGCTCACCGACGCCTGGGACGCGACCGACGACCACGAGTTGGAGCCGATCTCGCTCGAGAAGACGCTCACCGGGGCGATCGAGCGGCGCCGCGAGACGTACGCGAACGCGGCGTTCGTCGTCGACGGAACCGTTCCGGACGTCGACGTCCTCGCGGATCACCTCCTCTCGACCGTCTTCCGAAACGTGCTGAACAACGCGGTCCAGCACAACGACGCGGAGACGCCGCGCGTCGAGGTTTCCGTCGAACTCGAGGACGAGACGGTCGCCGTTCGAATCTCGGACAACGGCCCGGGCATTCCCCCCGACCGTCGGGATACCGTGTTCGGCCGCGGGGAGCGCGGACTCGGGAGCACCGGCTCCGGCATCGGCCTCTATCTCGTCGACACGCTGGTCACTCGCTACGGCGGCGACGTGTGGATCGAGGCGAACGACGACGATGGCGCCGTCTTCGTCATCGAACTGCGACGGTACGACGACTGA
- the icd gene encoding isocitrate dehydrogenase (NADP(+)), with the protein MSYDQIEVPEDGEKITLKEGTEDELEVPDNPVIPIIYGDGVGKDVGPAAQKVLEAAAEATGREINWMRVYAGESAREKYDENLPDETVEAIKEHRVAIKGPLTTPVGAGFRSLNVGLRKLLDLYANVRPTYHLDGVPSPVSEPEQMDMVTFRENTEDVYAGIEWEAGTDEVEEVKEFVEQEMGQTGIIHDGPVGIGVKPITEFGTKRLVRRAIDYALEHDRDSVTLVHKGNIMKFTEGQFRDWGYEVAEEEYGDEVITEDTLWEERDGEAPDDAVVVNDRIADNMLQQLLTRTENYDVIATMNLNGDYLSDAAGAQIGGLGIAPGANFGDGRLLAEPVHGSAPKYEGQDKVNPTAMILSGRIMLEYLGWTDAADLVRDAVEETISSGKVTYDLERQLDGAEKLATSEYADEVVSNIEKLS; encoded by the coding sequence ATGAGTTACGACCAGATCGAGGTCCCCGAGGACGGGGAAAAGATTACGCTGAAAGAGGGAACCGAGGACGAACTCGAGGTCCCTGACAACCCGGTCATCCCGATTATCTACGGTGACGGCGTCGGGAAGGACGTCGGTCCCGCCGCCCAGAAGGTGCTGGAGGCCGCCGCGGAGGCGACCGGCCGCGAGATCAACTGGATGCGCGTCTACGCCGGCGAGTCCGCCCGCGAAAAGTACGACGAGAACCTCCCCGACGAGACCGTCGAGGCGATCAAGGAACACCGCGTCGCCATCAAGGGTCCCCTGACGACGCCCGTCGGTGCCGGCTTCCGATCGCTCAACGTCGGCCTGCGCAAGCTACTCGATCTCTACGCGAACGTCCGCCCGACCTACCACTTAGACGGCGTTCCGTCGCCCGTCTCCGAGCCGGAGCAGATGGATATGGTCACCTTCCGCGAGAACACGGAGGACGTCTACGCCGGCATCGAGTGGGAAGCCGGCACCGACGAGGTCGAGGAAGTCAAGGAGTTCGTCGAGCAGGAGATGGGCCAAACGGGGATCATCCACGACGGACCGGTCGGCATCGGCGTCAAGCCGATCACCGAGTTCGGCACCAAGCGCCTGGTCCGACGCGCGATCGATTACGCCCTCGAGCACGATCGCGATTCCGTGACCCTCGTACACAAGGGTAACATCATGAAGTTCACCGAGGGCCAGTTCCGCGACTGGGGCTACGAGGTCGCCGAGGAGGAGTACGGCGACGAGGTCATCACCGAGGACACCCTCTGGGAGGAGCGCGACGGCGAGGCGCCCGACGACGCGGTCGTCGTCAACGACCGGATCGCGGACAACATGCTCCAGCAGCTGCTCACCCGCACCGAGAACTACGACGTCATCGCGACGATGAATCTCAACGGGGACTACCTCTCGGACGCCGCCGGCGCCCAGATCGGCGGCCTCGGCATCGCACCGGGCGCCAACTTCGGCGACGGCCGCCTGCTCGCCGAACCCGTCCACGGCTCCGCGCCCAAGTACGAGGGTCAGGACAAGGTCAACCCGACCGCGATGATCCTCTCGGGCCGCATCATGCTCGAGTACCTCGGCTGGACCGACGCGGCCGACCTCGTGCGCGACGCCGTCGAAGAGACCATCTCCTCCGGCAAGGTCACCTACGACCTCGAACGACAGCTCGACGGCGCCGAGAAGCTCGCCACCAGCGAGTACGCCGACGAAGTCGTCAGCAACATCGAAAAACTGTCGTAG
- a CDS encoding isoaspartyl peptidase/L-asparaginase: MQVLVHGGAGSVPDEPERRREVLEAAAAAGASAASPVDAVEIAVKRLESSPRFNAGVGSAVQSDGRIRTDAGIMTDDRAVGAACSMPDVEHAIGVARVVMEETPHGFVSGDHAVALAEVFDVETGVGLWTDRTREKWSELDPPTGGVRAELAWIRDRYGRSDPDGREGSTAGDRADATDDGAAADRGAGPIDEHDHDTVGAVASDGTRLAAATSTGGRWLALAGRVGDVPQAGSGFYCSPAAAVSATGAGEDIARVTLSRRVARHVERGRDAETAAELAIEEFAELTGSTAGVIAIDARGSPGAAYNSDAMQTARKEL; this comes from the coding sequence ATGCAGGTGCTCGTTCACGGCGGTGCGGGCAGCGTTCCCGACGAACCAGAACGGCGACGCGAAGTACTCGAGGCGGCGGCCGCGGCCGGTGCGTCGGCCGCATCGCCCGTCGACGCCGTCGAGATCGCGGTCAAGCGCCTCGAATCCTCGCCCCGGTTCAACGCCGGTGTCGGAAGCGCCGTCCAGAGCGACGGGCGGATCCGAACCGACGCGGGGATCATGACGGACGATCGAGCCGTCGGAGCCGCCTGTTCGATGCCTGACGTCGAACACGCGATCGGTGTCGCCAGGGTCGTCATGGAGGAGACGCCCCACGGGTTCGTCTCGGGCGATCACGCCGTCGCGCTGGCCGAGGTCTTCGACGTCGAGACGGGCGTCGGCCTCTGGACCGATCGAACGCGCGAGAAGTGGTCGGAGCTCGATCCGCCGACCGGCGGCGTCCGGGCGGAACTGGCGTGGATCCGCGATCGATACGGTCGATCGGATCCCGACGGCCGCGAGGGCAGCACGGCGGGCGATCGGGCCGACGCGACCGACGACGGAGCGGCCGCCGATCGCGGCGCCGGCCCGATCGACGAGCACGACCACGACACGGTCGGCGCGGTCGCGTCCGACGGCACCCGCCTCGCCGCGGCGACCTCCACGGGCGGGCGGTGGCTCGCGCTCGCGGGACGCGTCGGCGACGTGCCGCAGGCGGGATCCGGCTTCTACTGTTCGCCCGCCGCCGCGGTGAGCGCGACGGGCGCGGGCGAGGACATCGCCCGCGTGACGCTCTCGCGGCGCGTGGCTCGCCACGTCGAACGGGGCCGCGACGCCGAGACGGCGGCGGAACTCGCGATCGAGGAGTTCGCGGAGCTCACGGGGTCGACCGCCGGCGTGATCGCGATCGACGCGCGGGGGAGCCCGGGAGCGGCGTACAACAGCGACGCGATGCAGACCGCACGAAAAGAACTCTGA
- the map gene encoding type II methionyl aminopeptidase, producing MAESEVDLESEQYEKHREAGAILAQVREEAAERVEVGVSHLEIAEYAEERIRELGGKPAFPVNISIDEEAAHATPSIDDETAFGEEMINLDIGVHIDGWLADTAITVDLSGNPELAEASEQALEAAIEVIEPGVDTGAIGAEIEDVIDGYGFNPVVNLTGHGLGHWEQHTSPNIPNRAVSQGTTLEVGDVVAIEPFATDGGGKVTEGATEEIFSLQREGTVRNRQAREALDQITEEFRTLPFATRWLETDRAEMALRRLKRNDIVHGYPVLKENEGYLVSQKEHTVIVTENGCEVTTG from the coding sequence ATGGCCGAATCCGAGGTGGACTTGGAGTCCGAGCAGTACGAGAAACACCGCGAGGCGGGCGCGATCCTCGCGCAAGTGCGCGAAGAGGCGGCCGAACGCGTCGAGGTCGGCGTCAGCCACCTCGAGATCGCCGAGTACGCCGAAGAGCGGATCCGGGAACTGGGCGGGAAGCCGGCGTTCCCGGTGAACATCTCGATCGACGAGGAGGCCGCCCACGCGACCCCGTCGATCGACGACGAGACCGCGTTCGGCGAGGAGATGATCAACCTCGACATCGGCGTCCACATCGACGGCTGGCTGGCCGACACCGCGATCACGGTCGACCTCTCCGGGAATCCCGAACTCGCCGAAGCCTCCGAGCAGGCCCTCGAGGCGGCGATCGAGGTGATCGAACCCGGCGTCGACACGGGCGCGATCGGCGCCGAGATCGAGGACGTAATCGACGGCTACGGTTTCAACCCCGTGGTCAACCTCACCGGTCACGGGCTGGGTCACTGGGAGCAACACACCAGTCCGAACATCCCCAACCGCGCGGTCTCGCAGGGGACGACGCTCGAGGTCGGCGACGTCGTCGCGATCGAGCCGTTCGCGACCGACGGCGGCGGGAAGGTCACGGAGGGTGCCACCGAGGAGATCTTCTCGCTCCAGCGCGAGGGCACCGTCCGGAATCGGCAGGCTCGCGAGGCCCTCGACCAGATCACCGAGGAGTTCCGGACGCTCCCGTTCGCGACGCGCTGGCTGGAGACCGATCGGGCGGAGATGGCGCTGCGCCGGCTCAAGCGAAACGACATCGTCCACGGCTATCCGGTCCTCAAGGAAAACGAGGGCTACCTCGTCAGCCAGAAAGAGCACACCGTCATCGTCACCGAGAACGGCTGCGAAGTGACGACGGGGTGA
- a CDS encoding HTH domain-containing protein → MSLGEPAGPPVAIDPDDDLRVECYVRATVPGPIVERVEAVVDRLHRLRERGPIVDYRVTRWPAGRHADVETADRDGPTRNELGAAFERWADRHDHSIEPAFRRAEIPSSPLGFENDGSRERVRVPVVALVLYEHGEGGTTEPNSLVDADALRGVVPYTERPNTDDERTYAVGEWLSAVETRVSGLSAHPSRRDRVAHLERRR, encoded by the coding sequence ATGTCGCTCGGTGAGCCCGCGGGACCGCCGGTCGCCATTGACCCGGACGACGATCTCCGGGTCGAGTGTTACGTCCGAGCTACCGTTCCGGGGCCGATCGTCGAGCGGGTTGAAGCCGTCGTCGACCGCTTGCACCGCCTCCGCGAACGCGGGCCGATCGTCGACTATCGGGTCACCCGCTGGCCCGCGGGGCGCCACGCGGACGTCGAAACGGCCGATCGGGACGGCCCGACGAGGAACGAACTCGGGGCGGCGTTCGAACGGTGGGCCGATCGACACGACCACTCGATCGAGCCGGCGTTTCGCCGGGCGGAGATTCCGTCGTCGCCGCTGGGGTTCGAAAACGACGGCTCCCGCGAGCGAGTGCGGGTTCCAGTCGTGGCGCTCGTGCTCTACGAGCACGGCGAGGGAGGGACGACGGAACCAAACTCGTTGGTGGACGCGGATGCGCTCCGCGGGGTCGTCCCGTACACGGAACGGCCGAACACGGACGACGAGCGAACGTACGCCGTCGGCGAGTGGCTCTCCGCGGTCGAAACGAGGGTGAGCGGGCTGTCGGCGCACCCGTCCCGCCGCGACCGCGTCGCGCATCTCGAACGCCGGCGGTGA
- a CDS encoding HIT family protein, whose translation MEQVFAPWRIEWIKRENKNPDVDDCVFCELPAMDADREHLIVARSEHAFVMLNNYPYNPGHAMVIPRTHTGDYGDLTDEQLLDHARLKQRTFDALETAMEPDGFNAGLNLGEGAGGSIGDHLHTHVVPRWRGDTNFMPVVSDTSVIVEALDDTYDRVRAAFADQEGTAIPDEDGAVVVE comes from the coding sequence ATGGAGCAGGTCTTCGCCCCCTGGCGGATCGAGTGGATCAAGCGAGAGAACAAGAATCCCGACGTCGACGACTGCGTCTTCTGCGAACTCCCGGCGATGGACGCCGATCGGGAGCACCTGATCGTCGCGCGCAGCGAGCACGCGTTCGTCATGCTGAACAACTACCCGTACAATCCGGGTCACGCGATGGTGATTCCCCGGACTCACACCGGCGACTACGGCGATCTCACCGACGAGCAGCTGCTCGATCACGCGCGGCTGAAACAGCGCACGTTCGACGCGCTCGAGACGGCCATGGAGCCGGACGGCTTCAACGCGGGCCTCAACCTCGGCGAGGGAGCCGGGGGCTCGATCGGCGACCACCTCCACACGCACGTCGTCCCGCGGTGGCGAGGCGATACGAACTTCATGCCCGTCGTAAGCGACACGTCCGTGATCGTCGAAGCGCTCGACGACACCTACGATCGCGTTCGCGCAGCGTTCGCCGACCAGGAGGGGACGGCGATCCCCGACGAGGACGGCGCGGTCGTCGTCGAGTGA
- a CDS encoding SIR2 family NAD-dependent protein deacylase gives MTSEDLAAVARTIRTADEVVALTGAGVSTASGVPDFRSDDGLWRRYDPSDFHIDRFRTDPGAYWTQHLDLHDEFFADDIDPNAAHEALADLEAAGHLETLLTQNVDGLHSGAGSESIVRLHGTAAKAVCRSCRRRYDIEPAVARARDGALPPSCEDCGGALKPDTVLFGERLPNHARLESQAAAQSADVFLAIGSSLTVEPAASLPRTAADRGATLAIVNLEETPLADRADYAFREDATDVVPRLRDAIVGDA, from the coding sequence GTGACGTCCGAGGACCTCGCGGCCGTCGCGCGGACGATTCGAACCGCCGACGAGGTCGTCGCGCTGACCGGTGCCGGCGTCTCCACCGCCTCCGGCGTGCCGGACTTCCGTAGCGACGACGGCCTCTGGCGGCGGTACGACCCGAGCGACTTTCACATCGATCGCTTCCGGACCGACCCGGGGGCGTACTGGACGCAGCACCTCGACTTGCACGACGAGTTCTTCGCCGACGATATCGATCCGAACGCGGCCCACGAGGCGCTCGCCGACCTCGAGGCTGCGGGCCACCTCGAGACGCTGCTCACCCAGAACGTCGACGGTCTCCACTCCGGCGCGGGCTCCGAGTCGATCGTTCGCCTCCACGGAACCGCCGCGAAGGCGGTCTGCCGGTCGTGCCGACGGCGGTACGATATCGAACCCGCGGTCGCGCGAGCCCGCGACGGAGCCCTCCCGCCGTCCTGCGAGGACTGCGGCGGCGCTCTCAAGCCCGACACCGTCCTCTTCGGCGAACGCCTGCCGAATCACGCTCGGCTCGAATCGCAGGCGGCCGCGCAGTCGGCCGACGTCTTCCTCGCGATCGGATCGTCGCTGACCGTCGAACCGGCCGCCTCGCTGCCGCGTACGGCCGCCGATCGCGGCGCGACGCTGGCGATCGTGAACCTCGAGGAGACGCCGCTGGCCGATCGGGCCGACTACGCGTTCCGCGAGGACGCGACGGACGTCGTCCCGCGGCTTAGGGACGCGATCGTCGGCGATGCGTAA
- a CDS encoding DUF7130 family rubredoxin-like protein has product MSGHGEKPQADGEERADEEAPSIGLGEPVYNADGAVLGKIRGVEEGGFFVTTREGMEGYSIEHARSGHDFGEAHLMWRCMNCGEMGNLNDDLPETCPNCGAEKEELMWWTED; this is encoded by the coding sequence ATGAGCGGACACGGCGAGAAACCCCAGGCGGACGGTGAGGAGCGAGCGGATGAGGAGGCCCCATCAATCGGTCTCGGAGAACCCGTCTACAACGCGGACGGCGCGGTGCTCGGGAAGATCCGAGGGGTCGAAGAGGGCGGCTTCTTCGTGACGACGCGGGAGGGGATGGAGGGCTACAGCATCGAACACGCCCGTTCCGGCCACGACTTCGGCGAAGCCCACCTCATGTGGCGGTGTATGAACTGCGGCGAGATGGGCAATCTCAACGACGACCTCCCCGAAACGTGCCCGAACTGCGGGGCCGAGAAGGAGGAGTTGATGTGGTGGACCGAAGACTGA
- a CDS encoding cupin domain-containing protein, with amino-acid sequence MEYEVVHTDDVPMTDLSTVDVPPDLRIRALDEVLPTERVNIKLWYFEPGEEISYHAHAEQEELYYVLEGEFSLKLGRSGKEEYVEVGPGACWMARPEIGHGHRNVGDEEGVVLAIGAPAVEDPGFDPHELDDGGDEDGETDA; translated from the coding sequence ATGGAGTACGAAGTCGTACACACCGACGACGTCCCGATGACCGACCTCTCGACGGTCGACGTCCCGCCGGACCTGCGAATTCGGGCGCTCGACGAAGTTCTGCCGACGGAACGCGTCAATATCAAGCTCTGGTACTTCGAACCCGGCGAGGAGATCTCCTACCACGCCCACGCCGAGCAGGAAGAGCTCTACTACGTTCTGGAGGGCGAGTTCTCGCTGAAACTCGGTCGATCGGGCAAGGAGGAGTACGTCGAGGTCGGTCCCGGCGCCTGCTGGATGGCCCGGCCGGAAATCGGCCACGGCCACCGCAACGTCGGCGACGAGGAGGGTGTCGTCCTCGCGATCGGTGCGCCGGCGGTCGAGGACCCGGGATTCGACCCGCACGAGCTGGACGATGGGGGCGACGAAGACGGCGAGACCGACGCGTAA
- a CDS encoding glutaredoxin family protein — translation MITLYQLEGCPYCELVADRLDDLDIDYESVWVEGLHSNRDEVKRVSGQRQVPVIVDDEHGVTMAESERIVDFLNTAYA, via the coding sequence ATGATAACCCTGTACCAACTCGAGGGCTGTCCGTACTGCGAACTCGTCGCGGATCGACTCGACGATCTCGACATCGACTACGAGAGCGTCTGGGTCGAGGGGCTACACTCGAACCGAGACGAGGTCAAGCGCGTCTCCGGCCAGCGGCAGGTTCCCGTCATCGTCGACGACGAGCACGGCGTCACGATGGCCGAATCGGAGCGGATCGTCGACTTCCTGAATACCGCGTACGCCTGA
- a CDS encoding redoxin domain-containing protein — translation MPPTRGETLSDFEALLCDGETFRSTPLSEALGSRGGVVVSTGFAFSAIARNWWKRFDRAGWGEFEDVAVLGVSRDGPYAQSAFLRRLGRPDFRFFADVDGTVSESLDLLTDRDHMADVSTPWRAAFVVDADREVRYAHVADDWISPLPRSEIESVVGTLGAETADE, via the coding sequence ATGCCACCGACTCGCGGCGAAACACTCTCGGACTTCGAGGCGCTGCTGTGCGACGGCGAGACGTTCCGATCGACGCCCCTCTCCGAGGCACTCGGCTCTCGCGGCGGAGTCGTCGTCTCCACGGGCTTCGCGTTCAGCGCGATCGCCCGGAACTGGTGGAAACGGTTCGATCGTGCGGGCTGGGGCGAGTTCGAGGACGTCGCCGTGCTCGGCGTCAGCCGCGACGGTCCCTACGCACAGAGCGCGTTCCTCCGCCGGCTCGGTCGGCCCGACTTTCGATTTTTCGCAGACGTCGACGGGACCGTGAGCGAATCGCTCGACCTGCTCACCGATCGCGATCACATGGCCGACGTCTCGACCCCGTGGCGAGCCGCGTTCGTCGTCGACGCCGATCGGGAGGTTCGGTACGCCCACGTCGCCGACGACTGGATCTCACCCCTTCCGCGATCGGAAATCGAATCGGTCGTCGGTACACTCGGCGCCGAAACAGCCGACGAGTAA